One Deltaproteobacteria bacterium DNA window includes the following coding sequences:
- a CDS encoding MinD/ParA family protein, with protein sequence MRVIAVTSGKGGVGKTNITANLAIALAKRGLRVLVLDADLGLANIDVILNITHSANIEHVLSGERSLRDVVIDGPGDIKVLPSSSGVERLTHLGEDERLKLISEFEAYESEVDILLIDTGAGISPNVMYFASAAQAAIVVATPEPTSITDAYAVMKVLSTNYGENRFFLLPNNVSGEKAARKIYQDLTGVAERFLNISIDLLGFVPTDPNISRAVRRRHAFVLAYPESPASEAIDRLADRVLALKVPSGPKGNLQFMWRKTLDLL encoded by the coding sequence GTGCGTGTCATCGCCGTCACGAGCGGCAAGGGTGGCGTGGGCAAGACCAACATCACCGCGAATCTGGCGATCGCGCTCGCGAAGCGCGGCCTCCGCGTGCTGGTGCTCGACGCCGACCTCGGGCTCGCGAACATCGACGTCATCCTCAACATCACGCACAGCGCGAATATCGAGCACGTGCTCTCGGGAGAGCGTTCGTTGCGCGACGTGGTGATCGACGGACCCGGCGACATCAAGGTGCTGCCGTCGTCGTCGGGCGTCGAGCGTCTCACGCATCTGGGCGAGGACGAGCGGCTCAAGCTGATCTCGGAGTTCGAGGCGTACGAATCCGAGGTGGACATCCTGCTCATCGACACCGGCGCGGGAATCAGCCCCAACGTCATGTACTTCGCGTCGGCGGCGCAGGCGGCGATCGTCGTGGCGACGCCGGAGCCCACCAGCATCACCGACGCGTACGCGGTGATGAAGGTGCTCTCGACGAACTACGGCGAAAACCGGTTCTTCCTGCTGCCCAACAACGTCTCGGGGGAGAAGGCCGCGCGGAAGATCTATCAGGACCTCACGGGTGTCGCCGAACGGTTTCTCAACATCTCGATCGACCTGCTCGGTTTCGTGCCGACCGATCCCAACATCAGCCGCGCGGTGCGTCGCCGTCATGCCTTTGTGCTGGCCTATCCCGAATCCCCCGCGAGCGAGGCGATCGATCGTCTCGCAGACCGCGTGCTCGCGTTGAAAGTGCCCTCGGGGCCGAAGGGAAATCTGCAATTCATGTGGCGCAAGACGCTGGACCTGTTGTAA